In Saccharothrix syringae, the following are encoded in one genomic region:
- a CDS encoding TauD/TfdA family dioxygenase yields the protein MNDPFEGGRIAADDGSAVVDALTRHGVALVEGLADSADLLRLAGSVATVVPHRDSASDGVTTLVDLGSTEGGAFAGFSSCALAPHTDRSGVADPPALTILSCSQPAVSGGQCVLIDGAAVHDTLAETAPDALAALHAPRSVLFGGASGHFGAVFTECDDGRIVIRLRQDDLVRFSPEVSRWLPTLHAAIDRHRVELDLSAGHGYVLDNHRWLHGRRAFTGHRVVHRVNGNPLLHLGIRTGIPARMRSSAP from the coding sequence ATGAACGACCCGTTCGAGGGCGGTCGGATCGCGGCCGACGACGGATCGGCCGTGGTGGACGCGCTGACGCGGCACGGCGTGGCGCTGGTGGAAGGACTCGCCGACTCGGCGGACCTGCTGCGTCTCGCCGGCTCCGTCGCCACGGTCGTCCCGCACCGGGACAGCGCGTCGGACGGCGTGACCACGCTGGTTGACCTCGGCTCGACCGAGGGCGGCGCGTTCGCCGGGTTCAGCTCGTGCGCGCTCGCGCCGCACACGGACCGCTCGGGCGTCGCCGACCCGCCCGCCCTGACGATCCTGAGCTGCTCGCAGCCCGCCGTGAGCGGAGGGCAGTGCGTGCTGATCGACGGGGCAGCGGTGCACGACACGCTCGCCGAAACCGCCCCTGACGCGCTTGCGGCGCTACATGCGCCCCGGTCCGTGCTCTTCGGCGGTGCGTCCGGCCACTTCGGCGCGGTCTTCACCGAGTGCGACGACGGGCGGATCGTGATCAGGCTGCGCCAGGACGACCTCGTGCGGTTCTCGCCCGAGGTGAGTCGGTGGCTGCCGACGCTGCACGCGGCGATCGACCGGCACCGGGTCGAGCTGGACCTGAGCGCCGGACACGGCTACGTCCTCGACAACCACCGGTGGCTGCACGGCAGGAGGGCGTTCACCGGGCACCGGGTGGTGCACCGCGTCAACGGCAACCCCCTGCTCCACCTCGGCATCCGAACCGGCATCCCCGCTCGAATGAGGAGCAGCGCGCCATGA
- a CDS encoding NUDIX hydrolase → MDQFVYPVSIKGVVVRDDRVLLLKNEREEWELPGGRIEPGETPEECVAREITEETRWKVTTGPILDTWMYYISVAEKNVFIVTYGCHPDGDAEPVLSHEHKEIGLFTESEVRGLTMPDGYKRSIATWFAHLREADREPAR, encoded by the coding sequence ATGGACCAGTTCGTCTACCCCGTCTCGATCAAGGGCGTGGTGGTGCGCGACGACCGGGTGTTGCTGCTGAAGAACGAGCGCGAGGAGTGGGAGCTGCCCGGCGGTCGGATTGAGCCCGGCGAGACGCCCGAGGAGTGCGTGGCGCGGGAGATCACCGAGGAAACACGGTGGAAGGTGACCACCGGCCCGATCCTCGACACGTGGATGTACTACATCAGCGTGGCGGAGAAGAACGTGTTCATCGTGACCTACGGCTGCCACCCGGACGGCGACGCCGAACCCGTGCTCTCCCACGAACACAAGGAAATCGGCCTGTTCACCGAGTCCGAGGTGCGCGGGCTGACCATGCCGGACGGTTACAAGCGCTCGATCGCGACGTGGTTCGCACACCTGCGCGAGGCCGACCGGGAACCGGCCCGGTAG
- a CDS encoding helix-turn-helix domain-containing protein yields MTGGRCEVCGAGLSRLAVEPICPTCHASARHAPPTMPVRPPTPAVWLWSAPEAAAALRTRDLATILRLHRRVNGLSQERLAALLGYDKTYVSMIETGRRTISDVATRRHIARVLGLPMHVLGVTDNDDADFAAMIQFGDSTIRLAEIARQSGRAVDAVNELWPLVARLEARAAEGRAERDTMILLGQGRAALGVSLGTVLPEERLAAAARWTGKALLVAERLGDPVFLAHALRMHGNELRKADHVGAAIAHLSRAVAVSGDREGQGTAFALLARAAGERGDRDLFDHAITGYRDLLDIGTGRGMLFNPFTFREIELRGLISTGRAAEAVRVMQADQVHGPPVAPQWHIIERVTTGQVLLAAHHRDGASEAFRAALVAAESHRLPHQVQRTIRAADGAGLAEIGAEGRAVLQRLTDQLAPAVRR; encoded by the coding sequence ATGACCGGTGGACGGTGCGAGGTATGCGGGGCCGGGCTGAGCAGGCTCGCCGTCGAGCCGATCTGCCCGACGTGCCACGCGAGCGCACGTCACGCCCCGCCGACCATGCCCGTCCGCCCGCCGACACCGGCGGTGTGGCTGTGGTCGGCCCCGGAGGCGGCAGCGGCGCTGAGGACCCGCGACCTGGCGACGATCCTCCGCCTCCACCGCCGGGTCAACGGCCTCAGCCAGGAACGACTCGCCGCGCTGCTCGGCTACGACAAGACCTACGTTTCCATGATCGAGACCGGTCGGCGCACCATCAGCGATGTCGCCACCCGACGCCACATCGCCCGCGTGCTCGGCTTGCCGATGCACGTGCTCGGCGTGACCGACAACGACGACGCCGACTTCGCCGCGATGATCCAGTTCGGCGACTCGACCATCCGACTCGCCGAGATCGCCCGCCAGTCCGGGCGCGCGGTCGACGCGGTCAACGAGCTGTGGCCGCTCGTCGCCAGGTTGGAGGCACGCGCCGCCGAGGGCCGCGCCGAGCGGGACACGATGATCCTGCTCGGACAGGGCAGGGCCGCACTCGGTGTCTCGCTGGGAACCGTCCTGCCCGAGGAGCGCCTGGCCGCCGCGGCACGGTGGACCGGCAAGGCCCTGCTCGTCGCCGAGCGCCTGGGCGACCCGGTGTTCCTCGCGCACGCGCTCCGAATGCACGGCAACGAGCTGCGCAAGGCCGACCACGTCGGCGCGGCGATCGCCCACCTGAGCCGAGCCGTGGCCGTCTCCGGTGACCGTGAGGGCCAGGGGACGGCGTTCGCCCTGCTCGCGCGTGCGGCAGGAGAGCGGGGCGACCGGGACCTGTTCGACCACGCGATCACCGGTTACCGCGACCTGCTCGACATCGGCACAGGCCGCGGAATGCTGTTCAACCCGTTCACGTTCCGCGAGATCGAACTCCGCGGCCTGATCTCGACCGGTCGCGCCGCCGAGGCGGTGCGCGTCATGCAGGCCGACCAGGTCCACGGGCCACCCGTCGCACCGCAGTGGCACATCATCGAACGCGTGACCACCGGACAAGTGCTGCTCGCCGCCCACCACCGCGACGGCGCGTCGGAGGCGTTCCGGGCGGCACTGGTTGCCGCCGAGTCGCACAGACTGCCCCATCAGGTACAACGCACGATCCGGGCGGCCGACGGGGCTGGTCTCGCCGAGATCGGCGCCGAGGGCCGCGCCGTCCTCCAGCGGCTGACCGATCAGCTTGCCCCGGCAGTACGCCGGTAG